One Aegilops tauschii subsp. strangulata cultivar AL8/78 chromosome 7, Aet v6.0, whole genome shotgun sequence genomic window carries:
- the LOC109745807 gene encoding uncharacterized protein: MYTVWELLAYAYISLSIHMFPEDGELSLGPWEGAPVAADTPVPDMSPSDMLMLIHADKGLQINLLAMLSAVLISIQVLLGSRRRRSGNKIIVYLLQAAYTVSFPVFVYTIGLIQSVEAPKQLDSQLLWAVGLLLLLGSVDGMSAFSRQEVENSKGVQAEHMIKTVLVLWLLVSRSDVSEGGGVLLIYFLLCWVYSILRVAQRMKALRKASSVHGLVRSAKVVADYMQHVYASDDTIHSPMDMAKCKYLVLGEEKDSSPPSKAPCYLSEVGSKGKLVTFDMIWNSKDKLLLSPTPDDDQNKRARVLSPTPDDDQNRCAPAPLKDTCLSFALFKLLKRRFCPGLPIAEEGDPEALKFVLAEGKHAFCLVEVELSFLYDFFYTKYPALFPAAPVALRVLRFVVLLGLFKVLLLDFILEAITYYAKVPAKLLENNTGYSSSHAVNFILFNNILVVFMILSIDILQDVATGYSNWAIVHYVCDYVYLRRRTDSDGDRSKGWWMTAKRWWNRGFGIRRALIKWVAARRAKESAHWWDNKLGQYSLLNSCGYTAHKTNAFSLLTLRLLEKTGEGRKRDKDVILTDKIKEEVLSSLEKSGGRLSVDRSGGLRNMVLQLHWAPFDLSSSTHTVLVWHIATTICADQDQGTDNPDQLGSSRLVATTLSSYCAYLLAFVPDMLPDHSYTATQILDAVILDARERLRTTKTLSERCKKMVQLGKPKPDSNNMVQDKSILILGASLADKLLSRNDRPPWELLAGFWADLVLFLAPSDKADVHADHLATGGEFMTHLWALLTHAGIVHRPDVDAASHA, translated from the coding sequence ATGTACACGGTGTGGGAGCTGCTAGCGTACGCATACATCAGTCTATCCATCCACATGTTTCCCGAAGATGGAGAACTGTCGTTAGGTCCGTGGGAGGGCGCGCCGGTGGCCGCCGATACCCCGGTGCCGGACATGAGCCCTAGCGACATGCTGATGCTGATCCACGCAGACAAAGGGTTGCAGATCAACCTTCTCGCCATGCTTAGTGCTGTGTTGATCAGCATCCAGGTACTGCTGGGATCTCGGCGTCGGCGCTCCGGCAACAAAATCATTGTGTACCTGCTGCAGGCCGCTTACACCGTCTCCTTCCCGGTGTTCGTCTACACCATCGGCCTCATCCAGTCCGTGGAGGCGCCCAAACAGCTTGACAGCCAGCTGTTGTGGGCCGTCGGGCTCCTGCTCCTCCTGGGTAGCGTGGACGGCATGTCGGCCTTCAGCCGGCAGGAGGTCGAGAATAGCAAAGGAGTTCAGGCGGAGCACATGATCAAGACGGTTCTCGTGCTCTGGCTCCTCGTCAGCCGGAGCGACGTCTCCGAGGGCGGGGGGGTCTTGCTGATCTACTTCCTCCTCTGCTGGGTGTATAGCATCTTGAGGGTCGCCCAGAGGATGAAGGCGCTGCGCAAGGCCAGCTCGGTGCACGGTCTTGTGCGCAGCGCTAAAGTGGTGGCTGACTACATGCAACATGTCTATGCCTCTGATGATACGATTCATAGCCCCATGGACATGGCTAAGTGCAAGTATCTGGTCCTTGGTGAGGAAAAGGACTCCAGCCCACCATCCAAGGCGCCCTGCTACCTCTCAGAGGTGGGCAGCAAGGGCAAGCTTGTCACGTTCGACATGATCTGGAACAGCAAGGACAAGCTGCTGCTGAGTCCTACTCCTGACGATGACCAGAATAAGCGTGCACGTGTGCTAAGTCCTACTCCTGATGATGACCAGAATAGGTGTGCACCTGCGCCTCTGAAAGATACTTGTCTTTCCTTCGCCTTGTTCAAGTTGCTCAAGCGGCGCTTCTGCCCGGGGCTCCCCATCGCCGAGGAGGGTGACCCGGAGGCGCTGAAATTCGTCCTCGCTGAGGGCAAGCATGCCTTCTGTCTCGTGGAGGTCGAGTTGTCGTTCCTATACGACTTCTTCTACACCAAGTACCCGGCGCTCTTCCCCGCCGCCCCAGTTGCGCTCCGCGTCCTTCGTTTCGTCGTTCTTCTTGGCTTGTTCAAGGTGCTCCTCTTGGATTTTATTCTCGAGGCCATCACATATTACGCCAAAGTCCCCGCAAAGTTGCTTGAGAATAACACGGGGTACTCCTCGAGTCACGCGGTTAACTTCATCCTCTTCAACAACATTCTCGTCGTCTTCATGATCCTTAGCATCGACATCTTGCAAGACGTTGCCACGGGTTACTCAAACTGGGCCATTGTACACTACGTGTGCGACTACGTCTACCTGAGAAGGAGGACAGACAGTGACGGTGACAGGAGCAAGGGGTGGTGGATGACGGCGAAGCGGTGGTGGAACCGGGGCTTCGGCATTCGTCGAGCGCTGATTAAATGGGTGGCGGCACGCCGGGCAAAGGAGTCGGCACACTGGTGGGATAACAAGCTCGGCCAATACTCGCTGCTCAACTCCTGCGGCTACACCGCGCACAAGACGAATGCCTTCTCCCTGTTGACCCTACGCCTGCTCGAGAAGACAGGAGAAGGCCGGAAGCGCGACAAGGATGTCATCCTGACGGACAAAATCAAGGAGGAGGTTCTCAGCTCCCTCGAGAAAAGCGGTGGCCGGCTGTCGGTCGACCGTTCAGGCGGTCTAAGGAACATGGTGCTACAGTTGCACTGGGCGCCGTTCGACCTCTCAAGCAGCACGCACACGGTCCTCGTGTGGCACATTGCCACCACCATATGCGCCGACCAGGACCAGGGCACCGACAACCCCGACCAGCTCGGCAGTAGCCGCCTCGTTGCAACCACATTGTCCAGCTACTGCGCCTACCTGCTTGCTTTTGTCCCAGACATGCTGCCCGACCACAGCTACACGGCCACGCAGATCCTGGATGCCGTCATTCTAGATGCCCGAGAGCGTCTCCGTACAACCAAAACATTGTCAGAGAGATGCAAAAAGATGGTACAATTGGGAAAGCCAAAGCCGGACAGCAACAACATGGTGCAAGACAAGTCCATCTTGATCCTTGGAGCCAGCCTGGCAGACAAGCTATTGTCAAGGAACGACCGGCCGCCATGGGAGCTGCTCGCGGGCTTCTGGGCCGACCTGGTGCTCTTCCTGGCGCCGTCCGACAAGGCCGACGTCCATGCCGACCACCTAGCGACAGGTGGTGAGTTCATGACCCACCTTTGGGCGCTGCTCACGCACGCGGGCATTGTTCACCGTCCAGATGTCGATGCTGCATCACATGCTTGA